A part of Candidatus Rokuibacteriota bacterium genomic DNA contains:
- a CDS encoding PAS domain-containing protein translates to MSRFKGYLIVSAGLVVVVVVAAGLLVGAFFERYVLSQEEAQTAEIVQSQAHQHLTALNFENASDPSAHEGFATFLEGLPGVFRIKAYDRTGRIIWSNEPRLIGLAFPDNAYLLAALRGRVTTVLEEPKRSEHVFEKNPRYVAEAYVPITFPGTSQAAGVIETYKDMTAVMLDLQRTSRLIWGVAGAMGLFLYGALGLVVWRASASEERAIQRLERQNEELTLLQQFTESVLRPLDLAQVAAHVVESAASGLRLADASLYRAEAGGGLTRLASWPPGAEVLPPPGALVAEALAGRAHQAEEGLVVIPVFPQRGPAHLFAGHLLPGSVAPAPAALQTLEIMLHEAAIALANVELFRDIREAHERLAAILAGIADRLVIVDRELHVVWMNAAATAHAGAGAVGRTCFELTGSPREACDGCPAVRTLYTGQVERGVLAQPGPGGRTTYADVVAAPLRDASGQVYQILEVSRDITEMVEMEARLKDSNQALLDAQAQLVEKERLAAIGQVVVGLHHAILNPLTGILGAIQVLKQEDLGLPERARTVAAAEEEIRKIEALVRRLPDLRRVAESPYIGSTTMVDLERSFGEGDSPAPGKAG, encoded by the coding sequence ATGAGCCGCTTCAAGGGTTACCTGATCGTCAGCGCGGGGCTGGTGGTGGTGGTCGTCGTCGCCGCCGGGTTGCTCGTCGGCGCCTTCTTCGAGCGCTACGTCCTCTCCCAGGAGGAAGCGCAAACAGCCGAGATCGTGCAGAGCCAGGCGCACCAGCACCTCACCGCGCTGAACTTCGAGAACGCCTCCGATCCCTCAGCGCACGAGGGCTTCGCGACCTTCCTCGAGGGGCTTCCCGGCGTGTTCAGGATCAAGGCATATGACCGGACAGGACGCATCATCTGGTCGAACGAGCCCCGGCTCATCGGCCTGGCCTTTCCCGACAATGCCTACCTGCTCGCAGCTCTCCGGGGCCGGGTGACGACGGTCCTGGAGGAGCCGAAGCGTTCGGAGCACGTCTTCGAGAAGAACCCGCGGTACGTGGCGGAGGCGTATGTTCCGATCACCTTCCCGGGCACTTCCCAGGCGGCCGGCGTGATCGAGACGTACAAGGACATGACGGCGGTCATGCTGGACCTGCAGCGCACCTCGCGGCTGATCTGGGGCGTCGCGGGGGCCATGGGGCTGTTCCTCTACGGCGCCCTGGGCCTCGTGGTATGGCGGGCCTCGGCCAGCGAGGAGCGGGCCATCCAGCGGCTCGAGCGGCAGAACGAGGAGCTGACGCTGCTGCAGCAGTTCACCGAGTCGGTGCTCCGCCCGCTGGATCTCGCCCAGGTGGCGGCCCACGTGGTCGAGAGTGCCGCCAGCGGACTGCGTCTCGCCGACGCCTCGCTTTACAGGGCCGAGGCCGGTGGCGGGCTCACGCGGCTCGCGTCCTGGCCGCCGGGCGCCGAGGTGCTCCCCCCTCCGGGAGCGCTGGTCGCCGAGGCCCTCGCCGGGCGGGCCCACCAGGCTGAGGAGGGTCTGGTGGTCATCCCGGTCTTCCCCCAGCGCGGCCCGGCGCACCTGTTCGCGGGCCACCTCCTGCCTGGCAGTGTCGCGCCGGCGCCGGCGGCGCTCCAGACGCTGGAGATCATGCTCCACGAGGCGGCCATAGCCCTTGCCAACGTGGAGCTGTTCCGCGACATCCGCGAGGCGCATGAGCGGCTGGCAGCCATCCTGGCCGGGATCGCCGATCGGCTGGTGATCGTCGACCGCGAGCTGCACGTGGTGTGGATGAACGCTGCGGCGACGGCTCACGCGGGTGCTGGGGCTGTCGGCAGGACCTGCTTCGAGCTGACGGGCTCGCCGCGCGAGGCCTGCGACGGCTGCCCCGCCGTGCGAACGCTCTACACCGGGCAGGTGGAGCGGGGCGTGCTCGCCCAGCCCGGGCCGGGTGGCCGGACGACCTACGCGGATGTCGTCGCCGCGCCGCTGCGCGACGCGTCGGGGCAGGTCTACCAGATCCTCGAGGTCTCGCGGGACATCACGGAGATGGTCGAGATGGAGGCGCGTCTCAAGGACTCGAACCAGGCGCTCCTCGATGCCCAGGCGCAGCTGGTGGAAAAGGAGCGCCTCGCGGCGATCGGCCAGGTGGTCGTTGGTCTCCACCACGCGATTCTCAACCCGCTCACCGGGATCCTTGGGGCCATCCAGGTGCTGAAGCAGGAGGACCTCGGACTCCCGGAGCGGGCCCGGACCGTGGCCGCGGCCGAGGAGGAGATCAGGAAGATCGAGGCGCTGGTCAGGCGCCTGCCCGACCTGCGGCGGGTTGCCGAGAGCCCTTACATCGGGAGCACGACCATGGTCGACCTGGAGCGCTCGTTCGGCGAAGGGGATTCGCCAGCACCCGGCAAGGCCGGCTGA
- a CDS encoding tetratricopeptide repeat protein produces MRHLRAFLIAVLATLGLAGPALGFRNVPVDSPVPALALDGAGGRGVAVPAPGRPMVLLFWRPGQVFSEEALADLEALAAALSAKGVAVVALAEAGSGAGRVPRPPLDAATDRNRQASDAFGVIVFPSTAVVDARGVLKAYVPSRNSNYRRLVEAYTLRALGEISDADVTARLVSVGEVHGRDAEAAQAAYRQGTALASERRYEEAARELARALALQPDLTQAHLGLGYARLDTNEAAQALREFEFVLAKNPTSPGARVGVGIARIRLGQVDEGIRLLEEAVMLNPEPVRGYYELGRAYEARGDAARAVSRYRWAFLKLLQGRK; encoded by the coding sequence ATGAGACACCTGCGCGCGTTCCTGATCGCGGTGCTGGCCACGCTGGGCCTGGCGGGTCCGGCGCTCGGCTTCCGGAACGTCCCCGTGGACAGCCCTGTCCCCGCGCTCGCGCTCGACGGCGCCGGCGGCCGGGGCGTCGCGGTGCCAGCGCCAGGGCGCCCGATGGTCCTTCTGTTCTGGCGGCCCGGGCAGGTGTTCTCGGAGGAAGCGCTGGCCGATCTCGAAGCGCTCGCGGCGGCGCTCTCCGCGAAGGGGGTGGCGGTCGTCGCCCTCGCGGAGGCCGGATCCGGCGCCGGGCGCGTGCCGCGACCGCCCCTCGATGCGGCGACGGACAGGAACCGGCAGGCGTCTGACGCGTTCGGGGTGATCGTGTTTCCCAGCACTGCGGTGGTCGACGCTCGAGGAGTTCTGAAGGCGTATGTGCCGAGCCGCAACAGCAACTACCGCCGGCTCGTCGAGGCCTACACCCTTCGGGCGCTGGGCGAGATCTCCGATGCAGACGTGACGGCACGCCTGGTCAGCGTCGGCGAGGTGCACGGGCGAGACGCCGAGGCGGCGCAGGCCGCGTACAGGCAAGGCACGGCGCTCGCGTCGGAGCGGCGGTACGAGGAAGCGGCGCGCGAGCTGGCGAGGGCCCTGGCGCTCCAGCCAGACCTCACCCAGGCCCACCTCGGGCTCGGCTACGCCCGCCTCGACACGAACGAAGCGGCTCAGGCGCTGCGGGAGTTCGAGTTCGTGCTCGCGAAGAACCCGACCTCGCCGGGCGCGCGCGTCGGCGTCGGCATCGCGCGTATCCGGCTCGGCCAGGTCGACGAGGGCATCCGCCTGCTCGAAGAGGCGGTGATGCTCAACCCGGAGCCTGTCCGTGGCTACTACGAGCTCGGACGCGCGTACGAGGCGCGCGGCGATGCCGCCCGCGCCGTCTCCCGGTATCGGTGGGCGTTCTTGAAACTGCTCCAAGGAAGGAAATGA
- a CDS encoding HEAT repeat domain-containing protein, protein MRRALLAGFLWLLAGPALAQAPAVDVAAALRTLGTTRDTATRMAAVAELGHSRDPKVLEALLGALRDEKRDVRWVAIEALGELRDRRAVPPLVQYLRRKEAYRWGKRLVADALGEIGGSEAMEALSSMLADPDPFVRRLAALALLQQGGTAVLPRVAEVLRESPDDHLATVKREFARVRDGAGRRPDATAVASAGAQAKPVKAHEWLGLKVGQSTLVDATERLGTALQRTADAFLFRGDAVPSPLRTESIAVNASPDGPIESIFVFPVWGTLDRDVRAVFGSGRLLTYGEFLRMTGRAAAGAGTKADGKLHYLPVDLMAESFSELGILVVYDSADVAARDRLVKLVIIY, encoded by the coding sequence ATGAGACGCGCTCTCCTGGCGGGGTTCCTGTGGCTCCTTGCCGGCCCGGCCCTGGCGCAGGCACCAGCGGTCGACGTGGCCGCCGCGCTGCGGACGCTCGGCACCACGCGCGACACGGCGACGCGCATGGCGGCGGTGGCCGAGCTGGGGCACTCGCGGGACCCGAAGGTCCTCGAGGCGCTTCTCGGCGCCCTCCGCGACGAGAAGCGTGATGTTCGATGGGTCGCCATCGAGGCGCTCGGCGAGCTGAGAGACCGCCGGGCGGTGCCGCCGCTGGTGCAGTACCTGCGACGAAAGGAGGCGTACCGGTGGGGCAAGCGGCTTGTCGCCGATGCGCTCGGCGAGATCGGGGGCAGCGAGGCGATGGAGGCGCTGAGCTCCATGCTCGCCGACCCCGATCCCTTCGTCCGGCGTCTCGCGGCGCTGGCGCTCTTGCAGCAGGGTGGCACGGCAGTGCTGCCCCGGGTCGCGGAGGTGTTGCGCGAGAGCCCAGACGACCATCTGGCCACCGTGAAGCGGGAGTTCGCCAGAGTCCGCGACGGCGCGGGCCGGCGGCCGGACGCGACGGCCGTGGCGAGCGCCGGGGCCCAGGCGAAGCCGGTCAAGGCTCACGAGTGGCTCGGGCTCAAGGTGGGCCAGAGCACCCTCGTCGACGCCACCGAGCGCCTCGGCACTGCCCTGCAGCGGACTGCGGACGCATTCCTCTTCCGTGGCGACGCCGTGCCGTCACCGCTGCGGACAGAGTCCATCGCGGTCAACGCCTCGCCGGACGGCCCCATCGAGTCCATCTTCGTCTTTCCGGTGTGGGGGACGCTCGACCGCGATGTTCGCGCGGTGTTCGGCTCCGGGCGGCTGCTCACGTACGGAGAGTTCCTGCGCATGACGGGTCGCGCGGCGGCCGGGGCGGGAACGAAGGCCGACGGCAAGCTCCACTATCTGCCGGTCGACCTCATGGCCGAATCGTTCTCCGAGCTGGGGATCCTCGTCGTCTACGATTCTGCCGACGTCGCGGCGCGTGACCGGCTCGTCAAGCTCGTCATCATCTACTAG
- a CDS encoding redoxin domain-containing protein → MLRRALGILVVLTLAAAAPAAALEALQPGMKAPDFSLESFEGKAVALHDFASARAIVLVFWSSWSDKSPEVLARLQKLHARSPEPALVILGVNVESPASTPEELAKARALAQKIGVTFPLLLDRGLTVFHSYGVVAVPSTVLMRGDGTILADLAAYPIAGREEFFELVEATVAGRAVAKRAVAEGKQPNPRAVRYFNLARAMLARGLVDQVDGNLKKAIELDPGFALPRVLLGQTYRERAVAFEAIQFNGESVVTLRLTPEEREGFLREAEGTLGEALKIDPASPAALTELAALRAARKETDAARQLLQKAVAASPAYAPARAQLGVLLLRSGDVARGRQELDAAIKLNPLEWRLYLTAGQAYDERGMKPEAMAHYRKGVELLWQTRRELFPLSYGR, encoded by the coding sequence ATGTTGAGACGCGCACTCGGCATACTCGTCGTGCTGACTCTGGCCGCGGCGGCGCCGGCGGCTGCCCTGGAGGCGCTCCAGCCCGGCATGAAGGCGCCGGACTTCTCGCTGGAAAGCTTCGAGGGCAAGGCCGTCGCCCTTCACGATTTCGCCAGCGCTCGTGCCATCGTCCTCGTCTTCTGGTCGAGCTGGAGCGACAAGTCGCCGGAGGTCCTCGCTCGCCTGCAGAAGCTCCACGCGCGGTCGCCGGAGCCGGCCCTCGTGATCCTCGGCGTCAACGTCGAGAGCCCGGCCAGCACGCCCGAGGAGCTGGCGAAGGCCCGCGCCCTCGCCCAGAAGATCGGGGTGACGTTTCCCCTGCTCCTCGACCGCGGCCTCACGGTGTTCCACAGCTACGGCGTCGTCGCGGTGCCGTCGACCGTGCTGATGCGTGGTGACGGAACGATCCTCGCCGATCTCGCGGCGTATCCGATCGCCGGGCGGGAGGAGTTCTTCGAGCTGGTGGAGGCGACCGTGGCGGGACGGGCGGTGGCCAAGCGGGCGGTCGCGGAGGGGAAGCAGCCCAATCCCCGGGCCGTGCGGTACTTCAATCTGGCGCGGGCGATGCTCGCCCGCGGGCTGGTCGATCAGGTGGACGGCAACTTGAAGAAGGCGATCGAGCTGGACCCCGGTTTTGCGCTGCCGCGCGTCCTCCTCGGACAAACCTATCGCGAGCGCGCCGTCGCCTTCGAGGCGATCCAGTTCAACGGGGAGTCCGTCGTGACGCTGCGGCTGACGCCGGAGGAGCGCGAGGGGTTCCTGCGCGAGGCCGAGGGGACGCTCGGCGAGGCGCTCAAGATCGATCCGGCGAGCCCGGCGGCGCTGACGGAGCTGGCCGCGCTCCGCGCGGCGCGGAAGGAGACCGACGCGGCGCGGCAGCTCCTCCAGAAAGCCGTGGCGGCCAGCCCCGCGTACGCGCCGGCGCGGGCCCAGCTCGGGGTGCTCCTGCTGAGGAGCGGCGACGTCGCGCGGGGCCGGCAGGAGCTGGACGCCGCCATCAAGCTCAATCCCCTCGAGTGGCGCCTCTACCTGACGGCGGGACAGGCGTATGACGAGCGGGGGATGAAGCCGGAAGCGATGGCCCATTACCGAAAGGGCGTCGAGCTCCTGTGGCAGACGCGGCGGGAGCTGTTCCCGCTCTCCTACGGGAGGTGA